A DNA window from Chelativorans sp. AA-79 contains the following coding sequences:
- a CDS encoding M20 family metallopeptidase yields MSETFEQALPRAEEIDTEAFLAGIVRWVEMETPSDRPDLIDLLLEHVEQSFSGLPVEMRRVTSRDGCGGQLVMEYAPEGCEGKPALLMGHVDTVWDAGTLAERPVKREGDRLHGPGIFDMKAGSYLATETLRRIAEKGLVPPRPIQVYLNGDEELGSPTSRETIEKLAAGAAFVLVPEPAFEAPGTVITARKGWARFSLIAHGVSSHAGGNRTDGRSAIHEIARHIMDIEAMNETEEKATFNVGTVTGGTRANVVPDFARIEVDMRAEDIATAERLVARMLARRPVGEDIRLDVEGGMNRPPFVRSAEVARLYEATRALAEHLGLPMDETSRGGVSDGNFAAAIGRPVLDGLGCNGAGAHAIHEHILVSTVAPRAALIHAMLMSRHFQDLAIG; encoded by the coding sequence ATGTCTGAAACTTTCGAACAGGCCCTGCCGCGCGCAGAGGAGATCGACACCGAGGCTTTCCTCGCGGGAATCGTGCGCTGGGTGGAGATGGAGACGCCGTCGGATCGCCCGGATTTGATCGACCTGCTGCTCGAACACGTCGAGCAGTCGTTTTCGGGATTGCCCGTCGAGATGCGCCGCGTCACCTCGCGTGATGGCTGCGGCGGCCAACTCGTCATGGAGTACGCGCCCGAGGGCTGTGAGGGCAAGCCGGCATTGCTGATGGGGCATGTCGACACGGTTTGGGATGCCGGCACGCTCGCCGAAAGGCCGGTGAAGCGTGAAGGCGACCGCCTGCACGGGCCGGGCATATTCGATATGAAGGCCGGCTCTTACCTGGCGACCGAAACCCTGCGGCGGATCGCCGAGAAGGGGCTTGTGCCGCCGCGCCCGATCCAGGTCTATCTCAATGGCGACGAGGAACTCGGCAGCCCGACCTCACGCGAGACGATCGAAAAACTCGCCGCCGGGGCGGCTTTTGTCCTCGTTCCAGAACCCGCCTTCGAGGCGCCGGGCACCGTCATCACCGCCCGCAAAGGCTGGGCACGTTTCTCGCTCATCGCTCATGGCGTCTCCTCGCATGCCGGCGGCAACCGGACCGACGGGCGAAGCGCTATTCACGAGATCGCCCGGCACATCATGGATATCGAGGCGATGAACGAGACCGAGGAAAAGGCGACCTTCAATGTCGGCACCGTAACGGGAGGAACGCGCGCCAATGTGGTGCCGGATTTCGCGCGTATCGAGGTCGATATGCGCGCCGAAGACATAGCGACGGCCGAGCGTCTCGTCGCACGGATGCTGGCGCGCCGACCGGTCGGCGAGGATATCCGGCTGGACGTCGAGGGCGGAATGAACCGGCCGCCCTTCGTGCGTTCCGCTGAGGTCGCCAGGCTCTATGAGGCGACGCGAGCGCTTGCGGAGCATCTCGGTCTGCCGATGGATGAGACTTCGCGCGGCGGTGTCTCGGACGGCAATTTCGCAGCCGCCATCGGTCGTCCAGTACTCGATGGGCTCGGCTGCAACGGCGCGGGTGCCCATGCCATTCACGAGCATATTCTGGTATCCACGGTGGCCCCACGGGCCGCGCTGATACATGCCATGCTGATGTCGCGTCATTTCCAGGACCTGGCAATCGGCTGA